The following proteins are co-located in the Castanea sativa cultivar Marrone di Chiusa Pesio chromosome 8, ASM4071231v1 genome:
- the LOC142607589 gene encoding uncharacterized protein LOC142607589, with protein MEADALAKVASTKGSVNELDEVQYMPRIDLPEVQQIKGKENWMTPIVAYLRGGRLLEERDEARKLRIRSAKYVLIDEVLYKIGFSRLYLRCLAPTEANYVLKEVHEGAYENHSRARALVYKVICVGYYWPTIWADAKAFVKVCDQCQRFSNIPRQPSEYLTPMVASWPFA; from the coding sequence atggaagcagatgccttaGCAAAAGTAGCGTCAACAAAAGGGTCGGTGAATGAGCTTGATGAAGTCCAGTACATGCCTAGAATAGATCTTCCAGAGGTGCAGCAGATAAAAGGTAAAGAAAATTGGATGACCCCAATAGTAGCTTACCTAAGGGGtggaaggcttctagaagaaaGAGATGAAGCTAGAAAGCTAAGGATTAGATCAGCTAAGTACGTCCTTATAGATGAGGTGCTATACAAAATAGGCTTTTCTCGGCTTTACCTAAGGTGTTTAGCTCCAACTGAAGCAAACTACGTATTgaaagaagttcatgaaggagcatatGAAAACCATTCAAGAGCAAGAGCCCTCGTTTACAAGGTCATCTGTGTAGGTTACTACTGGCCAACTATTTGGGCAGATGCTAAGGCTTTTGTAAAGGTCTGTGATCAGTGTCAACGCTTCAGCAACATCCCTAGACAACCATCGGAGTACCTCACCCCGATGGTGGCCTCATGGCCCTTTGCataa